In one Zobellia galactanivorans genomic region, the following are encoded:
- a CDS encoding ribulokinase, producing MKSSTTYSLGLDFGSDSVRALLVNTQTGEELATAVHYYKRWKEGQYCNPSENRFRQHPLDYIEGIEATVRSVVAQVGPEISAQIVSIGVDTTGSTPVAVDATGTPLALLEGFQENPNAMFVLWKDHTGIQEAQEINELCSKWDVDYSQYEGGIYSSEWFWSKILHVSRADAEVHKAAYSWVEHCDWVPFLLTGGDDVRQMKRSRCAAGHKALWHESYNGLPPNAFFVALDPLLDGLRERLFDKTYTSDVSVGNLSAAWAERLGLSENLTVSVGAFDAHMGAVGAKIEPYYLTKIMGTSTCDVLVAPVEGEEKLVKGICGQVDGSVIPQMLGLEAGQSAFGDIYAWYQRVLAWPIEELISKSGLIDEATKRKLIEEALGNLIPELSNAASKEPIGASGELALDWMNGRRTPDANQNLKGVIAGINLGSTSPKIFRALVEASCFGAKKIVDRFLSEGIPIKGVIALGGVAKKSPFIMQMMADVLNMPIKVVASEQACALGAAIFGAVAAEVYDTVPEAMERMGSAFEVVYEPNRANVGAYAEVYERYGRLCDTMEKHIMNQIKNNG from the coding sequence ATGAAGTCATCAACCACCTATAGCCTCGGCTTAGATTTTGGTTCGGATTCGGTCCGGGCCCTATTGGTCAATACGCAAACGGGCGAAGAGCTTGCTACTGCCGTACATTACTATAAACGATGGAAGGAGGGCCAATACTGTAATCCTTCTGAAAACCGTTTTCGCCAGCACCCCTTGGATTATATCGAAGGTATAGAGGCTACGGTCAGGTCCGTGGTGGCCCAAGTGGGCCCGGAAATCTCCGCTCAGATCGTCAGTATAGGCGTAGATACTACGGGAAGTACACCTGTAGCGGTCGATGCGACCGGAACACCCTTGGCCCTTTTGGAAGGTTTTCAAGAGAATCCCAACGCCATGTTCGTACTGTGGAAAGACCATACGGGCATTCAAGAAGCCCAGGAAATCAACGAACTATGCTCGAAATGGGATGTCGATTATTCACAATATGAAGGCGGCATCTATTCCTCCGAATGGTTTTGGAGCAAGATATTACATGTGTCTAGAGCCGATGCCGAGGTACACAAGGCCGCCTATTCTTGGGTGGAGCATTGTGACTGGGTACCGTTTTTGTTGACCGGGGGCGACGATGTGCGACAAATGAAACGCAGTAGATGCGCCGCAGGGCACAAGGCCCTTTGGCATGAAAGCTATAACGGATTGCCGCCCAATGCGTTTTTTGTGGCCCTTGACCCGCTTTTAGATGGACTTAGGGAACGTCTGTTCGATAAAACCTACACTTCCGATGTTTCGGTCGGTAACTTGAGCGCTGCATGGGCCGAACGGTTAGGGCTTTCCGAAAACCTTACGGTTTCCGTAGGGGCCTTCGATGCCCATATGGGGGCGGTAGGGGCCAAGATCGAACCTTACTATTTGACCAAGATCATGGGGACTTCCACTTGTGATGTCTTGGTGGCACCCGTAGAAGGTGAGGAGAAACTGGTCAAGGGAATATGCGGACAGGTAGATGGTTCCGTAATCCCCCAAATGCTAGGGCTCGAAGCGGGGCAATCGGCTTTCGGTGATATCTATGCGTGGTACCAAAGGGTACTGGCATGGCCCATTGAGGAATTGATCTCAAAGTCTGGCTTGATCGACGAGGCTACCAAAAGAAAATTGATAGAGGAGGCCCTTGGCAACCTCATTCCTGAGTTGAGCAATGCCGCAAGCAAGGAGCCCATAGGTGCATCGGGTGAATTGGCATTGGATTGGATGAACGGAAGAAGGACGCCCGATGCCAATCAGAACTTAAAAGGGGTCATTGCCGGGATTAACCTAGGCAGTACCTCGCCAAAAATATTTCGGGCATTGGTCGAGGCTTCGTGTTTCGGGGCCAAAAAGATAGTGGACCGCTTCCTGTCGGAAGGTATCCCCATTAAAGGGGTTATCGCCTTGGGCGGGGTGGCCAAAAAATCCCCCTTTATTATGCAAATGATGGCCGACGTGCTTAACATGCCCATCAAAGTGGTCGCTTCCGAGCAGGCTTGTGCCTTGGGAGCCGCGATTTTCGGCGCCGTAGCGGCAGAGGTCTATGACACTGTCCCCGAAGCCATGGAGCGCATGGGAAGTGCCTTTGAGGTCGTGTACGAACCGAACCGGGCCAATGTGGGGGCTTATGCCGAGGTGTATGAAAGATACGGTCGGCTGTGCGATACCATGGAAAAACATATCATGAACCAAATCAAGAACAATGGGTAA
- a CDS encoding L-ribulose-5-phosphate 4-epimerase, which yields MGKYTSLKEEAYAANMQLPELGLVLFTFGNASAVDRDKGVFAIKPSGVPYAELTVEDMVICDFDAKIVEGKMRPSSDTKTHAVLYKEWDKIGGVVHTHSTYGTAWAQALRDIPIFGTTHADHLISDIPCAPPMKDEYIAGDYEHMTGYHIIDCLKERGLDYNEIGMILVGSHAPFTWGATVAKAVYNSAVCEEVAKMAHLTLQINPNASPLKEALKKKHFERKHGKDAYYGQGC from the coding sequence ATGGGTAAGTATACATCGTTAAAAGAAGAGGCCTATGCGGCCAATATGCAATTGCCCGAATTGGGGCTGGTACTCTTTACCTTTGGCAATGCGAGTGCCGTTGATAGGGATAAGGGCGTGTTCGCCATAAAGCCTAGTGGTGTACCCTACGCCGAACTAACGGTCGAGGATATGGTCATTTGCGATTTTGATGCCAAGATCGTGGAGGGTAAAATGCGACCTTCCTCCGATACCAAGACCCACGCCGTTCTTTACAAGGAATGGGATAAAATTGGGGGGGTGGTTCATACACATTCCACTTATGGGACCGCTTGGGCACAGGCCCTGCGTGATATTCCTATTTTTGGGACGACCCATGCCGACCATTTAATTTCAGATATTCCTTGTGCGCCACCCATGAAAGACGAGTATATTGCAGGTGATTATGAACATATGACGGGCTATCATATTATCGATTGCCTAAAGGAAAGGGGTCTCGACTATAACGAGATCGGTATGATACTGGTAGGGAGCCATGCCCCGTTTACCTGGGGTGCGACCGTAGCCAAGGCGGTTTATAATAGTGCCGTATGTGAGGAAGTGGCCAAAATGGCCCATTTGACCTTGCAGATAAATCCGAACGCGTCCCCTTTGAAGGAGGCCTTGAAAAAGAAGCATTTTGAGCGTAAACACGGTAAGGATGCCTATTACGGACAAGGCTGTTGA
- a CDS encoding NAD-dependent epimerase/dehydratase family protein — protein MITEKKKILVTGVAGFLGSNFLVKCLSQGHQVVGIDNLSMGTLDNIEKSLDHQNFHFIKGDVLDKTLIDNLDDDFDVIVHLAAFKIPRYGNAVDTLKINTKGSENMLELARKLKCKFVLASTSDVYGMSPDIPFKEDGNCLIGDSKVPRWAYAVSKLFDEHLALAYMEDYDFPVVILRFFGSYGPNQNLSWWGGPQSVFIDCILKNKEIPIHGDGMQTRTFTFVDDTVAGIYAATMKPEANGEIFNIGANQEITIIELANMLKRISNEPRTPEIKLIPYNEISAGRKYQDVMRRVPDTTKAEKILGIKAQTSLEEGLRITFDWQKNVSKKVVTL, from the coding sequence ATGATTACGGAGAAAAAGAAAATTCTCGTTACCGGTGTTGCCGGTTTTCTAGGCTCTAACTTTTTAGTAAAATGTTTGAGCCAAGGCCATCAAGTTGTAGGTATCGATAATTTATCGATGGGTACACTCGACAATATTGAAAAAAGCCTTGACCATCAAAATTTCCATTTTATAAAAGGCGATGTACTAGACAAAACCTTAATTGACAATTTAGACGACGACTTTGATGTTATCGTTCACTTGGCCGCTTTTAAAATACCACGATACGGCAATGCGGTCGATACTTTAAAGATCAACACCAAGGGCAGCGAAAACATGCTCGAACTGGCCAGAAAACTCAAATGTAAATTTGTTTTAGCCTCAACTTCAGATGTATACGGCATGAGTCCGGATATCCCGTTCAAAGAAGACGGCAACTGTCTTATAGGTGACTCAAAAGTACCGCGATGGGCCTATGCCGTTTCAAAGCTTTTTGACGAACATTTAGCCTTGGCCTATATGGAAGATTATGACTTTCCAGTCGTTATCTTGCGATTTTTCGGTTCTTACGGTCCCAACCAAAACCTATCTTGGTGGGGCGGTCCACAATCAGTCTTCATTGACTGTATATTGAAGAACAAGGAAATCCCTATTCATGGGGACGGAATGCAGACCAGAACCTTTACCTTCGTTGACGACACCGTAGCGGGAATTTATGCCGCTACCATGAAGCCGGAAGCCAACGGTGAAATCTTCAACATTGGGGCCAATCAGGAAATCACCATTATTGAACTGGCCAATATGCTAAAGCGAATATCGAATGAACCAAGAACACCTGAAATTAAATTGATTCCGTATAACGAAATATCGGCAGGTCGTAAATACCAAGATGTTATGCGTCGCGTGCCCGACACTACAAAAGCCGAAAAAATATTGGGCATCAAGGCGCAGACTTCTTTAGAGGAGGGCCTACGCATTACATTTGATTGGCAAAAAAACGTTTCAAAAAAAGTAGTCACATTATGA
- a CDS encoding solute:sodium symporter family transporter — protein sequence MGIASFIGFTLLVAIIAYLATRKTDETSSDGYFLGGRSLTGPVIAGSLLLTNLSTEQIVGMNGIAYSEGILIMAYEVLAAIAMVFTALVLLPRYLKGGIATIPQFLEKRYGKSTKTLVSLLFLGGYAISMLPTVLYSGALAINTMFDLPEAMGLGEEGALWVTVWGIGIIGSIYAIFGGLKAVAVSDSINAIGLIIGGSLIPIFGLLYVGDGSLTAGMDVLTTNFPEKFDILGGPDSSVPFWTLFTGMVIVNFYYWGTNQAIIQRALGAKNLREGQIGLSLAAFVKILGPFIVVLPGIIAYQIFNGELVNADQAYPMVVKKVLPTAFIGFFAAVLFGAILSSFNSALNSSVTLFGLDFYKEYINKDATEKQVVKAGKIFGMFLAIISMIIAPLLFGVEGGIFNYLQELNGSYSVPILAIILVGYLTKKVPGIAANIGIVFAVVTYLVTLYIVKPDISFLHVMGILFVLVVLLMFVIGKFWPRETEYVQVYTEQVDITPWKFAKPVGFVICAMVIGLYVYFS from the coding sequence ATGGGAATTGCATCATTTATCGGCTTTACGCTTCTCGTGGCCATCATAGCGTACCTGGCTACCCGAAAAACCGACGAAACCTCTTCCGATGGTTATTTTTTGGGAGGTCGTAGCCTTACCGGACCGGTTATTGCCGGCTCATTGCTCTTGACCAATCTATCGACCGAGCAGATCGTAGGTATGAACGGTATCGCCTATAGCGAGGGTATCCTTATCATGGCCTATGAAGTCTTGGCGGCCATAGCTATGGTATTTACGGCCTTGGTATTGTTGCCCAGATACTTAAAGGGAGGTATTGCCACGATTCCCCAATTTCTTGAAAAGCGATATGGGAAATCGACAAAGACCTTGGTGTCCCTTCTCTTTTTAGGGGGATATGCCATTTCCATGCTGCCTACCGTACTCTATTCTGGTGCCTTGGCCATCAATACAATGTTCGATTTGCCCGAAGCTATGGGCTTGGGAGAAGAGGGGGCCTTATGGGTCACCGTTTGGGGCATCGGCATCATCGGAAGTATCTATGCCATTTTTGGGGGACTGAAAGCGGTTGCGGTGTCTGATTCCATTAATGCCATTGGTTTGATCATCGGTGGATCGCTCATCCCCATATTCGGATTGTTGTACGTGGGTGATGGAAGCCTGACTGCCGGTATGGACGTCTTGACGACCAATTTCCCTGAAAAGTTCGATATCTTAGGGGGACCTGATTCTTCGGTGCCTTTCTGGACCCTCTTTACAGGTATGGTTATCGTCAACTTCTATTATTGGGGTACGAACCAGGCCATTATTCAACGTGCCCTTGGGGCCAAGAACTTAAGGGAAGGGCAAATAGGCTTAAGCCTTGCTGCCTTTGTAAAAATATTGGGGCCTTTTATTGTGGTACTGCCGGGTATTATCGCCTATCAAATCTTTAATGGCGAACTGGTCAATGCCGATCAGGCCTATCCGATGGTAGTCAAAAAAGTATTACCAACGGCCTTTATCGGTTTTTTTGCGGCCGTCCTTTTCGGGGCCATATTGAGTTCGTTCAACAGTGCGCTTAATAGTTCGGTCACCTTGTTCGGACTTGACTTCTATAAGGAGTATATCAATAAAGATGCTACGGAGAAACAGGTGGTAAAGGCGGGTAAGATCTTCGGGATGTTCCTTGCCATTATATCTATGATTATCGCACCCTTGTTGTTCGGTGTCGAAGGGGGCATATTCAATTACCTCCAAGAATTGAACGGATCCTACAGTGTGCCGATCTTGGCCATTATCCTAGTGGGCTACCTGACCAAAAAGGTTCCGGGTATCGCTGCGAACATCGGTATCGTTTTCGCCGTGGTTACCTATTTGGTCACGCTTTATATCGTTAAACCCGACATTAGTTTTTTACACGTTATGGGTATCTTGTTCGTTTTGGTAGTGCTCTTGATGTTCGTTATCGGTAAGTTCTGGCCGAGGGAGACCGAGTATGTGCAAGTATATACGGAACAGGTGGATATTACCCCATGGAAATTTGCCAAGCCCGTGGGCTTTGTGATATGTGCCATGGTTATTGGGTTATATGTGTATTTTTCCTAG
- a CDS encoding NUDIX hydrolase, whose protein sequence is MDRTYKDIQQITLAVDCIIFGFNDNRLEVLLVHRGFEPEKDRWSLMGGFVGNHEDLDDAANRILKDLSGLEDVYMEQVRTFGKAKRDPYERVVSTTYSALILKEKYNRELIEEYRAKWFPIDELPDLIFDHKEMVESAIRRLQRRVRTFPIVFNLLPEKFTLPQLQKLYEGIFQEEMDKRNFRKKLATMDFLVKLNEKDMSESKKGAFLYRFDEKKYAKSKNFTI, encoded by the coding sequence ATGGACAGAACATATAAAGATATACAGCAAATAACGCTGGCCGTAGATTGTATCATATTCGGTTTTAATGACAATAGATTGGAGGTGCTACTGGTGCACAGGGGATTCGAGCCCGAAAAGGATAGATGGTCCCTAATGGGCGGTTTTGTGGGGAATCATGAAGATTTAGACGATGCGGCCAATCGAATCTTAAAAGACTTGTCCGGTCTTGAGGATGTTTATATGGAGCAGGTAAGAACCTTCGGAAAGGCCAAACGTGATCCCTATGAGCGCGTAGTGTCGACTACCTACAGCGCATTGATATTAAAGGAGAAATACAACAGAGAACTGATAGAGGAGTATCGGGCCAAATGGTTTCCGATAGACGAGCTCCCCGATCTTATTTTTGATCATAAGGAAATGGTAGAGTCCGCTATTCGACGGCTTCAAAGACGGGTGCGAACCTTTCCCATAGTGTTTAATCTGCTTCCGGAGAAGTTCACCCTGCCACAGTTGCAAAAGTTGTACGAGGGTATTTTTCAGGAGGAAATGGACAAGCGCAACTTCCGGAAAAAACTGGCGACAATGGATTTTCTCGTAAAACTGAACGAAAAGGATATGTCGGAGTCAAAAAAAGGGGCATTTTTATACCGTTTTGACGAAAAAAAATACGCTAAATCAAAAAACTTTACAATTTAG